The following is a genomic window from Bosea sp. RAC05.
CAGTGGGCGGTCGGGGTGGTGTCGCCGCCCTCGGCCGCCTGCGGCTTCGGCGCGCCGGCCGAGATGCCGACGAGCGCCGGACGCAGCACGCGCTCGCCGATCTTGTAGCCCGACTGGACGACCTTGGAGACGAGCCCCTTGGCGACCTCGGCATCTGGGGCCTCGAACATCGCCTGGTGCATGTTGGGGTCGAACTTCTCGCCGAGCGGTTCGATCTTGCGAACGCCATGGCGTTCCAGCGTCTTGAGTAGATCGCGCTCGGTCAGGTCGACGCCCTCGATCAGCGCCTTGAGCGCCGGCTCTTCCGTGGAACGCGCCGAGTCCGGGAGGCTTTCCTGGGCACGCCGCAGATTGTCGGCCGCGCCCAGCATGTCGCGGGCGAAGCTCGTCACGGCATAGGCCTTCGCGTCGGCGATCTCGCGCTCGGTGCGGCGGCGCAGGTTCTCCATGTCCGCCAGCGTGCGCAGCAGCTTGTCCTTGAGGTCGTCGCGCTCGGCCTCGATCTTCGCGAAATTCGCCTGGATGATCTCTTCCGGCGTCTGCACCGTCGCCGCGTCGGCGGGCTCGGCGTTCGGGTTGTCCGTCGCAGGGTTCTGCGTCATGGCGTGATCCAACTCTCGCAAATCATGGCCGCCGGCGGGAAGGCGCGTGCCGGCGGCGTTCGTGGCCGATATCGGGCTTGTCGGAGCTTAAATCAAGCACGGGCCGGCGCCCGCGCCCTTGCGGCAG
Proteins encoded in this region:
- the grpE gene encoding nucleotide exchange factor GrpE, encoding MTQNPATDNPNAEPADAATVQTPEEIIQANFAKIEAERDDLKDKLLRTLADMENLRRRTEREIADAKAYAVTSFARDMLGAADNLRRAQESLPDSARSTEEPALKALIEGVDLTERDLLKTLERHGVRKIEPLGEKFDPNMHQAMFEAPDAEVAKGLVSKVVQSGYKIGERVLRPALVGISAGAPKPQAAEGGDTTPTAH